From a single Gimesia fumaroli genomic region:
- a CDS encoding MarR family winged helix-turn-helix transcriptional regulator, which produces MLQYDFEESVGYWITITSHFYQDALNQELMPYGITFRQFQVIGWLVYEGPLSQVELAERMMIEPPTLVRILDRMERDQWIKRDSDLEDRRRKVVKVLPEARPIWSQMVACLKRLRKKATQGMTAEQVETLKSLLMQVQENLGVKVSEVEIV; this is translated from the coding sequence ATGTTACAGTATGACTTTGAAGAAAGTGTGGGATATTGGATCACCATTACATCGCACTTCTATCAGGATGCGTTGAATCAGGAATTGATGCCATACGGAATTACATTTCGTCAGTTTCAGGTCATTGGCTGGCTGGTTTACGAAGGACCACTTTCTCAAGTGGAGTTAGCCGAACGCATGATGATTGAACCTCCGACGCTGGTTCGTATTCTGGATCGGATGGAACGGGATCAGTGGATCAAACGCGATAGTGATCTAGAGGATCGTCGCCGCAAGGTTGTGAAAGTGTTGCCGGAAGCGAGGCCGATCTGGTCACAAATGGTGGCCTGTCTGAAGCGACTTCGAAAAAAAGCAACACAAGGTATGACGGCGGAACAGGTAGAGACTTTAAAGTCACTGTTAATGCAAGTGCAGGAAAACCTGGGAGTGAAAGTTTCAGAAGTAGAGATCGTTTAA
- a CDS encoding formylglycine-generating enzyme family protein: MMLRNPKQSEVIFFTLTGVILLLTVGCSEDQPVVQPSQKPLRDTSSSQMRAPKMKPSKSVARKKKKVKAKQPELAGNPDDMFEVVDYIHNFEVKKTGVPYQATEQVAVMFPEKPEINSTTFKVVKNVAQAEQPAADSSFKLPKGFSAVKEAGYSDRGLPKRIRCERDYSEMVLVPAGVSVQGVTNGEKNTSPEFTIYQDAFYIDVHEVTLEKYRRWRSEMIAEKGKIPEPAENDGQPADFPAMGVSYTDALNYARTMGKQLPHETQWEKAARGESGFQYPWGNGRALWQKTRLPGQIDPVGTFLGDQSPYGVMDLAGNAREWCDDWYSQNAYQAALALSDAGVVRGWTGPRRPVVPSMRVVRGNQKSWEVWKRSGENMRTPPADVGFRCVLNLASAPNAEAEQSKPANAF, encoded by the coding sequence ATGATGTTGCGAAATCCAAAACAGAGTGAAGTCATATTCTTTACCCTGACGGGAGTCATTTTGCTGCTCACCGTCGGCTGTAGTGAAGATCAGCCTGTCGTGCAACCATCTCAGAAGCCATTGAGGGACACATCGAGTTCTCAAATGCGTGCGCCGAAAATGAAGCCTTCGAAATCGGTGGCTCGTAAAAAGAAAAAAGTGAAAGCGAAACAACCGGAATTGGCAGGCAATCCGGATGATATGTTTGAAGTCGTAGATTACATTCACAATTTCGAAGTAAAAAAAACAGGGGTTCCCTATCAGGCAACCGAGCAGGTCGCTGTGATGTTTCCTGAGAAACCAGAGATTAATTCAACAACATTTAAAGTTGTCAAAAACGTTGCGCAAGCAGAGCAGCCGGCGGCTGACTCATCTTTTAAATTACCGAAAGGGTTTTCGGCTGTTAAAGAAGCCGGTTATTCTGACCGGGGGCTCCCAAAGCGGATTCGCTGTGAGCGCGATTACAGTGAGATGGTTCTGGTTCCGGCCGGGGTCTCGGTGCAGGGCGTGACGAATGGTGAGAAGAATACCAGTCCGGAATTCACTATCTACCAGGATGCGTTTTATATTGACGTACATGAAGTCACTCTCGAAAAATATCGACGCTGGCGTTCAGAAATGATTGCAGAAAAAGGCAAGATTCCCGAGCCTGCAGAAAACGACGGTCAGCCTGCTGATTTTCCCGCGATGGGAGTCTCGTATACTGACGCTTTGAATTATGCACGGACGATGGGAAAACAACTACCACACGAAACGCAGTGGGAAAAAGCGGCTCGTGGTGAGAGCGGTTTTCAATATCCGTGGGGGAATGGGCGTGCGTTGTGGCAGAAGACACGTCTTCCGGGACAAATTGATCCGGTGGGTACATTTCTCGGAGATCAAAGCCCGTATGGCGTAATGGATTTGGCTGGTAACGCACGCGAATGGTGTGATGACTGGTATTCCCAGAATGCCTATCAGGCTGCACTGGCCCTGTCGGATGCAGGTGTCGTTCGTGGCTGGACTGGCCCCAGACGCCCCGTTGTTCCCAGTATGCGAGTGGTGCGTGGAAATCAAAAATCCTGGGAAGTCTGGAAACGGAGCGGTGAGAATATGCGGACACCTCCTGCTGATGTCGGATTCCGTTGTGTCTTGAATCTCGCCAGTGCCCCCAATGCAGAAGCGGAGCAATCAAAACCGGCTAACGCGTTTTGA